From one Flavobacteriales bacterium genomic stretch:
- a CDS encoding dehydrogenase E1 component subunit alpha/beta — protein sequence MSPRTTEDRQLHFERGNCTDAFLIGTYEKLVFPRIIEEKMLSLLRQGKISKWFSGIGQEAISVGAAMVLQEDEYILPMHRNLGVFTTRGMPFAKLFAQWQGKATGYSKGRERSFHFGSQEHKVVGMISHLGPQMGIADGIALAHKLKKENRCTIVFTGDGATSEGDFHESVNVAAVWDLPVLFIIENNGYGLSTPSSEQFRMKSFVDKAIGYGIEGVQIAGNNILEVYDNLVKLADSVRENPRPILVECMTFRMRGHEEASGTKYVPKELFEVWGKKDPVMNYEAWLLKQGILSIAKRDEIRTRLKDGIEADLKHAFEEPEPIPIEAVEVGDVYAPMAKGLEPLATNHELETQGSKLEAREIRMIDAISEGLAQSMQRHSNLVLMGQDIAEYGGAFKITEGFVERFGKDRVRNTPLCESAILGASLGLSIKGMKAMMEMQFADFVSEGITQICNNFAKIHYRWGQNADVVVRMPTGAGVGAGPFHSQSNEMWFVKTPGLKVVYPSNPYDAKGLLMTAFDDPNPVMFFEHKAMYRSISGVVPEQPYSIPFGKARLVREGSALTIITYGMGVHWATELADEMITANGVKLEIIDLRTLVPLDAETILTSVKKTGKALLLHEDTLTAGFGGELAAIIAEHAFEHLDAPIVRVASWDTPVPFAIPLENGFLPKGRLKEAVERLAGY from the coding sequence ATGTCACCACGCACCACCGAGGACCGCCAGCTCCATTTCGAGCGCGGCAACTGCACCGACGCATTCCTGATCGGCACCTACGAGAAGCTCGTCTTCCCGCGCATCATCGAGGAGAAGATGCTCAGCCTGCTGCGGCAAGGCAAGATCAGCAAATGGTTCAGCGGCATCGGGCAGGAGGCCATCAGCGTGGGCGCGGCCATGGTGCTGCAAGAGGATGAGTACATCCTGCCCATGCACCGCAACCTCGGTGTCTTCACCACCCGCGGCATGCCCTTCGCGAAGCTCTTCGCGCAATGGCAGGGCAAGGCCACTGGCTACAGCAAGGGCCGCGAGCGCAGCTTCCACTTCGGTAGCCAGGAGCACAAGGTCGTTGGCATGATCAGCCACCTCGGCCCGCAGATGGGCATCGCCGATGGCATCGCGCTGGCGCACAAGCTGAAGAAGGAGAACCGCTGCACCATCGTCTTCACCGGCGATGGCGCCACCAGCGAGGGCGACTTCCACGAGAGCGTGAACGTGGCGGCGGTGTGGGACCTGCCGGTGCTCTTCATCATCGAGAACAACGGCTACGGACTCAGCACGCCCAGCAGCGAGCAGTTCCGCATGAAGAGCTTTGTGGACAAGGCCATCGGTTATGGCATCGAAGGCGTGCAGATCGCCGGCAACAACATCCTGGAGGTGTACGACAACCTCGTGAAGCTGGCCGACAGCGTGCGCGAGAACCCGCGTCCGATCCTGGTGGAGTGCATGACCTTCCGGATGCGTGGCCACGAAGAGGCGAGCGGCACCAAGTACGTCCCGAAGGAGCTCTTCGAGGTTTGGGGCAAGAAGGACCCCGTGATGAACTACGAAGCCTGGCTTCTGAAGCAGGGCATCTTGTCCATCGCAAAGCGCGACGAGATCCGCACGCGACTGAAGGATGGCATCGAGGCCGATCTGAAGCACGCATTCGAGGAACCGGAGCCCATCCCCATAGAAGCCGTTGAGGTTGGTGACGTTTATGCTCCAATGGCCAAGGGCCTCGAGCCGCTAGCCACGAACCACGAGCTAGAAACTCAAGGCTCGAAGCTCGAGGCTCGTGAGATAAGGATGATCGACGCGATAAGCGAGGGGCTCGCGCAGAGCATGCAAAGGCATTCCAACCTGGTGCTCATGGGCCAGGACATCGCGGAATACGGCGGCGCGTTCAAGATCACCGAAGGATTCGTGGAGCGCTTCGGCAAGGACCGTGTGCGCAACACGCCCCTTTGCGAGAGCGCCATCCTCGGAGCATCGCTGGGCCTCAGCATCAAGGGCATGAAGGCCATGATGGAGATGCAGTTCGCCGATTTCGTCAGCGAGGGCATCACGCAGATCTGCAACAACTTCGCGAAGATCCACTACCGCTGGGGGCAGAACGCCGATGTGGTGGTTCGCATGCCGACAGGAGCGGGCGTGGGCGCAGGGCCCTTCCACAGCCAGAGCAACGAGATGTGGTTCGTGAAGACACCGGGTCTGAAAGTGGTGTACCCGAGCAACCCCTACGACGCGAAGGGCCTGCTCATGACCGCATTCGACGACCCGAACCCCGTGATGTTCTTCGAGCACAAGGCCATGTACCGCAGCATCAGCGGTGTGGTGCCCGAGCAGCCCTACAGCATTCCCTTCGGTAAGGCGCGCTTGGTGCGCGAGGGCTCAGCGCTCACGATCATCACCTACGGCATGGGGGTGCATTGGGCAACAGAGCTTGCGGATGAGATGATCACAGCGAACGGAGTGAAGCTGGAGATCATCGATCTGCGCACGCTGGTTCCGCTCGATGCGGAGACGATCCTCACCAGCGTGAAGAAGACCGGCAAGGCGCTGCTGCTGCATGAGGACACGCTGACCGCCGGCTTCGGCGGCGAATTGGCGGCCATCATCGCGGAGCATGCATTCGAGCATCTGGATGCACCGATCGTGCGCGTGGCATCATGGGATACGCCCGTGCCTTTCGCAATCCCTCTAGAGAACGGTTTCCTACCGAAGGGGAGATTAAAGGAAGCGGTGGAGAGGTTGGCGGGGTATTGA
- a CDS encoding LTA synthase family protein → MKPLLVIFSRIGALMVIYTLLRLAFALRNADSFPEVPFSAYLGGLRFDLSALAWLNLPWVVLCMISAAEQGPFARAKRIAFMAVNAVGLFFACVDIEYYRFTLKRSTADLFSIMAGGGDTLRLIPGFAKDFWYIVLIFLACLWLAWWAYRKAAGLLRERDPRWLPAVAWRLCAIAFFVLGSRGGVQLIPIGVVTAAEYAPPPYTLVALNTPFTLLTSLGKPVLQARTYMPQHEADSLWPVEHVPDAKRQGARALDSTIVAKPNVVVIVLESFSAAFSQRLNGGADCMPFLDSLMGQGLSFSRAYANGRRSIDGIPAVTASIPEWMDEAFITSPYAQAPFTALGGLLRAEGYATSFYHGGRNGTMGFDTYASAAGYSRYSGMDQYPRTDDYDGTWGIWDRPYLQWFVQELANEEQPFHSVLFTLSSHHPYSLPPGEEKRFGDASHGIEPTLRYADDALRRFFASARAQPWFENTLFVITADHTADLDRSGQHYSEATDYWVPLVFYWPKSIAPLQSGHVVQHIDIMPTILDIVGYGKPHFSLGASVSDGEGRGMAVVRSLGFWFAFLDEGNFCFEGERLSPASVRDPLIIREDGPEARRLKAAIQQFTTRMASNRLVTSPSLE, encoded by the coding sequence ATGAAGCCCCTTCTTGTCATCTTCAGCCGGATCGGTGCGCTCATGGTCATCTACACGTTGCTGCGGCTGGCCTTCGCGCTGCGCAATGCCGATAGCTTCCCGGAGGTGCCCTTCAGCGCCTACCTCGGCGGCCTTCGGTTCGACCTCAGCGCATTGGCCTGGCTCAACCTGCCCTGGGTGGTGCTCTGCATGATCAGCGCGGCGGAGCAAGGGCCCTTCGCGCGCGCGAAGCGTATTGCCTTCATGGCCGTGAATGCGGTCGGGCTCTTCTTCGCGTGCGTTGACATCGAGTACTACCGATTCACCTTGAAACGGAGCACTGCGGACCTGTTCAGCATCATGGCCGGCGGCGGCGATACCCTTCGGTTGATCCCCGGGTTCGCGAAGGACTTCTGGTACATCGTGCTGATCTTCCTAGCGTGTCTTTGGCTGGCCTGGTGGGCTTATCGGAAGGCGGCCGGCCTGCTTCGCGAGCGCGATCCGCGTTGGCTGCCCGCTGTGGCGTGGCGGCTCTGCGCAATCGCCTTCTTCGTGCTCGGCTCGCGCGGCGGCGTGCAGCTCATCCCCATCGGAGTGGTCACGGCTGCGGAGTACGCGCCTCCGCCGTACACGCTCGTGGCGCTCAACACGCCATTCACCTTGCTCACCAGCCTAGGCAAGCCTGTGCTGCAAGCCCGCACCTACATGCCGCAGCATGAAGCCGATTCGCTATGGCCCGTTGAGCATGTGCCGGATGCGAAGAGGCAAGGCGCACGAGCGCTCGACTCCACCATTGTGGCTAAGCCGAACGTGGTGGTGATCGTCCTCGAGAGTTTTTCCGCGGCATTCAGCCAGAGGCTCAACGGCGGCGCGGATTGCATGCCCTTCCTCGATTCGCTAATGGGGCAGGGGCTGAGCTTCTCGCGCGCGTATGCCAATGGAAGGCGAAGCATCGATGGCATCCCGGCCGTTACCGCGTCCATCCCCGAATGGATGGACGAGGCCTTCATCACCTCCCCTTACGCCCAGGCGCCATTCACCGCCTTGGGCGGCCTGCTGCGCGCCGAGGGCTATGCCACGAGCTTCTACCACGGAGGCCGAAACGGCACCATGGGCTTCGATACCTATGCGAGCGCTGCCGGCTACTCGCGCTATTCGGGCATGGATCAATATCCGCGGACCGATGACTACGACGGCACTTGGGGAATCTGGGATCGGCCCTACCTGCAGTGGTTCGTGCAGGAGCTGGCAAACGAAGAGCAGCCCTTCCACAGCGTGCTCTTCACCCTGAGCTCGCACCATCCTTACAGCCTGCCGCCCGGAGAGGAGAAGCGCTTCGGCGATGCCAGCCACGGCATCGAGCCCACCTTGCGTTACGCTGACGATGCCTTGCGGCGGTTCTTCGCTTCGGCCCGCGCCCAGCCCTGGTTCGAGAATACCCTGTTCGTGATCACTGCGGACCATACCGCCGACCTGGATCGCAGCGGGCAGCATTATTCCGAGGCCACGGATTACTGGGTGCCGCTGGTCTTCTATTGGCCCAAGTCCATCGCGCCGCTTCAATCAGGGCATGTGGTGCAGCACATCGATATCATGCCAACCATACTCGACATCGTCGGCTATGGGAAACCGCATTTCAGCCTTGGTGCCAGCGTGTCTGATGGCGAAGGACGCGGCATGGCCGTGGTGCGTTCCTTGGGCTTCTGGTTCGCATTCCTGGACGAAGGGAATTTCTGCTTCGAGGGTGAGCGGCTCTCGCCGGCATCCGTGCGCGACCCGCTGATCATCCGCGAGGATGGGCCTGAGGCGCGCCGGTTGAAGGCGGCCATCCAGCAGTTCACCACGCGCATGGCGTCCAATCGGCTGGTCACATCGCCATCTCTCGAATGA
- a CDS encoding VCBS repeat-containing protein, translating to MNLIRLSIITAALVPQLVRAQANCGTATTIGLGTHVSPALAGTPAATQCIGGQSGSAAHWYQFTAPSAMSITVSSYVEGNPTVDTRLNVFVGSCGSLVCIGGDDDTGPGYTSIYSFNATAGTSYMFVWDSYWTANGFTFTVLETVIPPPPGNMVLFTSVTVPGVGGVQGGVDMNDDGQDDLVMPGSASFNVAYQGVGGAYNVVNFPTTNADNTASWSFAVGDWDSNGFRDLLYGGGSGATFMTANANGTAYTEFSPPQYIFCQRTNFVDLNNDGHLDAFVCHDVDANVSFLNNGAGSLTHTQGPYGTTCGNYGSIFTDINNDCSVDLFVAKCGCDPQDLLMLNNGIGGFTNMAPGLGLADGHQSWSSAWGDYDNDGDMDVLIGASSGVVHKLMRNNGDGTFEAATAGSGMDAFTGQSIEWTAHDFNNDGWIDIMGGGAIHYNNGDWTFSHDVTAPGNHCIGDFNNDGFLDIGRSSGYHRNEGNDNNWIRINPKGTISNRDGIGARVTITSSLGTQIRDIRAGDGFRYMSFIGAHFGLGQDEEVLEVRIRWSDCEEEVIEAPAINTVHEVVQGTFTSAEEAAVVPFGLYPNPAQDRISLTGVAPNAQIEVLDATGKLVLNRRLQSGTLMIGDLEAGAYVARIIEQGRLRTARFVLQ from the coding sequence ATGAACCTGATTCGGCTCTCCATCATCACCGCTGCCCTTGTGCCCCAACTGGTGCGCGCGCAGGCCAACTGTGGGACGGCAACAACAATCGGTCTGGGCACGCATGTGTCCCCGGCCCTCGCCGGTACGCCCGCAGCCACGCAATGCATTGGCGGGCAGTCGGGCAGCGCCGCGCACTGGTACCAGTTCACGGCTCCTTCAGCCATGTCCATCACCGTGAGCAGCTACGTGGAAGGGAACCCCACTGTGGATACCCGGCTGAATGTGTTCGTTGGCAGCTGCGGTTCGCTCGTGTGCATCGGCGGCGATGATGACACCGGCCCCGGCTACACCTCGATCTACTCCTTCAATGCCACGGCCGGCACCAGCTACATGTTCGTTTGGGATAGCTATTGGACCGCGAACGGATTCACGTTCACGGTGCTGGAGACGGTGATTCCGCCGCCTCCCGGGAACATGGTGCTCTTCACCAGCGTCACTGTGCCTGGGGTCGGAGGCGTGCAGGGCGGAGTCGATATGAACGATGATGGCCAGGATGATCTGGTGATGCCCGGATCAGCGAGCTTCAACGTGGCTTATCAAGGCGTTGGCGGGGCGTACAACGTGGTGAACTTCCCCACCACCAACGCGGACAACACGGCCTCCTGGAGCTTCGCCGTGGGTGATTGGGACAGCAACGGCTTCCGCGACCTGCTCTACGGCGGTGGCAGCGGTGCCACCTTCATGACAGCCAATGCCAACGGCACCGCCTATACGGAGTTCAGCCCGCCCCAGTACATCTTCTGCCAGCGCACCAATTTCGTGGACCTGAACAACGATGGGCACCTTGATGCCTTCGTTTGCCACGATGTGGATGCCAACGTGTCCTTCCTGAACAATGGAGCGGGATCGCTGACCCACACGCAGGGCCCCTACGGCACCACTTGCGGCAATTACGGAAGCATCTTCACCGATATCAACAACGACTGCAGCGTGGACCTCTTCGTGGCCAAGTGCGGCTGCGACCCGCAGGACCTGCTCATGCTGAACAACGGCATCGGCGGTTTCACCAACATGGCCCCTGGCTTGGGCTTGGCCGATGGCCACCAGAGCTGGAGCAGCGCTTGGGGCGACTATGACAACGACGGCGACATGGACGTGCTGATCGGCGCGAGCAGCGGCGTGGTGCATAAGCTGATGCGCAACAACGGCGACGGGACCTTTGAGGCCGCCACCGCGGGCAGCGGCATGGACGCGTTCACGGGCCAGAGCATCGAGTGGACCGCCCACGACTTCAACAACGACGGCTGGATCGACATCATGGGCGGCGGCGCCATCCATTACAACAACGGCGATTGGACCTTCAGCCACGACGTGACCGCGCCCGGCAATCATTGCATCGGCGATTTCAACAACGATGGCTTCCTCGACATCGGCCGTAGCAGCGGCTACCACCGCAATGAGGGCAACGACAACAACTGGATCCGGATCAACCCGAAGGGCACCATCAGCAATCGGGACGGCATCGGGGCGCGCGTCACCATCACCAGTTCGCTTGGCACCCAGATACGGGATATCCGGGCGGGCGATGGCTTCCGGTACATGAGCTTCATCGGCGCGCACTTCGGCTTGGGCCAGGATGAAGAGGTGCTGGAGGTCAGGATCCGCTGGTCGGACTGCGAGGAAGAGGTCATCGAGGCGCCTGCGATCAACACAGTGCATGAAGTGGTCCAGGGCACCTTCACCTCGGCTGAAGAAGCCGCCGTCGTACCATTCGGGCTCTACCCGAATCCGGCACAGGACCGCATCAGCCTCACAGGCGTTGCGCCCAATGCTCAGATTGAAGTGCTCGATGCCACCGGCAAGCTGGTGCTGAACAGGCGCTTGCAGTCGGGTACCCTGATGATCGGTGACCTTGAAGCGGGCGCCTATGTGGCCCGGATCATCGAACAGGGCCGGTTGCGCACGGCGCGCTTCGTCCTGCAATAG